From the genome of Mustela lutreola isolate mMusLut2 chromosome 16, mMusLut2.pri, whole genome shotgun sequence, one region includes:
- the SLC27A5 gene encoding long-chain fatty acid transport protein 5, which translates to MSIWLRLTFLLLLPQALGQPSWPAAAALALRWLLGDWIFCVLLGLAMLAQPWLYIWVPHWLSLAAAALTLALLPPQPPPGLRWLPADMAYILKILHLGLVVRSRMRRHPPDTFVDTFERRARAQPGHTPLVWKGPGGRSVTFRELDERACQAVWALKAELGGLTDLLGGESAALLVLESQTIPALGLWLGLAKLGCPVAWINPHGRGAPLLHSVLSSGARLLVVDPELREHLEEVLPKLQAENIRCFYLSQSSPTPGVGALGAALDVAPTDPVPTDLRAWITPQSPALFIYTSGTTGLPKPAIVTHARLLQMCKMLSLAGITADDVVYTVLPLYHVMGFILGVLGCLELGATCVLAPKFSASRFWDDCCQHSVTVILYVGEVLRYLCNTPQRPEDRTHTVRLAMGNGLRADVWKSFQQRFGPIRILESYGSTEGNIGFVNYPGRCGALGKMSCLLRMLSPFELVQFDTEAEEPVRDNRGFCVPVRPGEAGLLLTQVSGHQPFVGYRGARELSERKLVRDVRRRGDVYFNTGDVLAMDEEGFLYFRDRLGDTFRWKGENVSTREVESVLSLVDFLQEVNVYGVSVPGCEGKVGMAAVRLVPGQTFDGERMYQHVHTWLPAYAAPHFIRIQDTLAITSTFKLVKTRLAREGFNVGIIADPLFVLDNQAKAFRPLTPDMYQAVCNGTWRL; encoded by the exons ATGAGCATCTGGCTGCGACTCACCTTTTTACTGTTGCTGCCGCAAGCCTTGGGGCAGCCCTCATGGCCTGCTGCAGCAGCCCTGGCCCTGCGCTGGCTCCTGGGAGACTGGATCTTCTGTGTGCTGCTTGGCCTGGCCATGCTGGCACAGCCCTGGCTCTACATCTGGGTGCCCCACTGGCTGAGTCTGGCAGCTGCGGCGCTCACGCTGGCTCTGCTGCCTCCACAGCCACCCCCAGGGCTGCGCTGGCTGCCTGCGGATATGGCCTATATCCTCAAGATCCTCCACCTGGGCCTGGTGGTCAGATCGCGCATGAGACGCCACCCGCCTGACACCTTTGTGGATACCTTCGAGCGACGAGCACGAGCACAGCCGGGCCACACACCCTTGGTGTGGAAGGGGCCAGGGGGCCGCTCAGTCACCTTCAGGGAGCTGGACGAGAGGGCATGCCAGGCAGTGTGGGCCCTGAAGGCCGAGCTGGGCGGCCTCACAgacttgcttggcggggagtcggCTGCCCTCCTGGTGCTGGAGTCCCAGACCATTCCAGCCTTGGGTTTGTGGCTGGGGCTGGCCAAGCTGGGCTGCCCAGTTGCTTGGATCAATCCGCATGGCCGGGGAGCACCCCTGTTGCACTCCGTGCTGAGCTCTGGGGCTCGGCTGCTGGTGGTGGACCCAG AACTCCGGGAGCACCTGGAAGAGGTCCTTcccaagctgcaggcagagaacATCCGATGCTTCTACCTCAGCCAGTCCTCCCCAACACCAGGAGTGGGGGCCCTGGGGGCTGCTCTCGATGTTGCACCCACCGACCCGGTGCCCACTGACCTACGTGCTTGGATCACACCACAAAGTCCTGCCCTGTTTATCTACACCTCTGGGACCACTG GGCTCCCAAAGCCGGCCATTGTCACACATGCGCGACTGCTGCAGATGTGCAAGATGCTGTCTCTGGCTGGGATCACAGCTGATGACGTGGTCTACACAGTCTTGCCTCTGTACCACGTGATGGGGTTTATCCTTGGGGTCCTCGGCTGCCTGGAGCTCG gagcAACCTGTGTCCTGGCCCCCAAGTTCTCTGCTTCCCGCTTCTGGGATGACTGTTGCCAGCACAGTGTGACTGTGATCCTGTATGTTGGCGAGGTCCTGCGGTACCTGTGTAACACTCCACAG CGACCAGAGGACCGGACACATACAGTCCGCTTGGCAATGGGCAATGGACTCCGGGCAGATGTGTGGAAGTCCTTCCAGCAGCGCTTTGGCCCCATTCGGATCTTGGAAAGCTATGGCTCCACGGAAGGCAACATTGGCTTCGTCAACTATCCAGGGCGCTGTGGGGCCCTGGGCAAGATGAGCTGCTTGCTTCGA ATGCTGTCCCCCTTTGAGCTTGTACAGTTCGACACCGAGGCCGAAGAGCCTGTCAGGGACAATCGGGGATTCTGTGTCCCTGTGAGGCCAG GGGAAGCGGGGCTTCTGCTGACCCAGGTCTCGGGCCACCAACCTTTCGTGGGCTACCGCGGGGCGCGAGAGCTGtcggaacgcaagctggtgcggGATGTGCGGCGCAGGGGCGACGTCTACTTCAACACGGGTGACGTGCTGGCCATGGACGAAGAAGGCTTCCTTTATTTTCGCGACCGCCTTGGGGACACTTTCCG ATGGAAAGGGGAGAACGTGTCCACGCGGGAGGTGGAGAGCGTTCTGTCACTCGTGGACTTCCTGCAGGAGGTGAACGTGTACGGCGTGTCGGTGCCAG GTTGTGAGGGCAAGGTGGGCATGGCTGCTGTGCGGCTGGTCCCCGGCCAGACCTTCGATGGTGAGAGGATGTACCAGCATGTCCACACTTGGCTCCCTGCCTATGCTGCACCCCATTTCATCCGTATCCAG GACACCCTGGCGATCACAAGCACATTCAAACTGGTGAAAACCCGTTTGGCACGCGAGGGCTTCAATGTAGGCATCATTGCTGACCCCTTGTTCGTGTTGGACAACCAGGCCAAGGCCTTCCGGCCCCTGACGCCAGACATGTACCAGGCTGTGTGCAATGGAACCTGGAGACTCTGA
- the ZNF446 gene encoding zinc finger protein 446 isoform X1: MPSPLGPPRLPSVDAVAILEEPEAARLRFRGFCYQEVAGPREALARLRELCRQWLRPEACSKEQMLELLVLEQFLSTLPPEIQAWVRGQRPGSPEEAVALVEGLQHNPGQLLGWITARVLKQVVFPAAQKTEESLGRSHPSGTVELLGATSREGSQDTQMERSAQLSCRVKEEPDADGQEMASSSPPVPAQCHEGHPGHREPASASFHPPRIQEYQPPSRRHRWSWSLGHCVRGQRVEEASTREMKVRATARVHPSAQRPSHPRARDLSPGRARLGPLCLPGQCWEQGWRPVPCEGSLIPVSCVAEALTGNQSSSSTTGPMRKGRVHRPWASGVLRNCLWVPGSWTHPGPPGACSQALGAMCVRTVGAASAGSHSWSSTARATWVSGATSVGIAAVALIGSPNWSSIGRATDPKPHEGPEKVSSSCGLGSFQGLDTVPGTLVPAFPGAAQPL, encoded by the exons ATGCCATCCCCACTGGGTCCCCCACGCCTGCCCTCTGTGGACGCTGTGGCCATCCTGGAGGAGCCTGAGGCAGCACGCCTGCGCTTCCGAGGATTCTGCTACCAGGAGGTGGCAGGTCCCCGTGAGGCCCTGGCCCGGCTTCGAGAGCTGTGCCGCCAGTGGCTGCGGCCGGAGGCATGCTCCAAGGAGCAGATGCTGGAGCTGCTGGTGCTGGAGCAGTTTCTGAGCACACTGCCCCCCGAGATCCAGGCCTGGGTGCGGGGCCAGCGACCAGGCAGCCCTGAGGAGGCTGTAGCCCTGGTGGAGGGCCTGCAGCATAACCCTGGGCAGCTACTGGGTTGG ATCACAGCCCGTGTCCTGAAGCAAGTGGTGTTCCCAGCAGCACAGAAGACAGAGGAGTCCCTGGGGAGATCCCACCCTTCAGGGACAGTGGAACTTCTCGGGGCCACCTCTCGGGAGGGATCCCAGGACACCCAGATGGAGAGGTCTGCCCAGCTTAGCTGCCGTGTGAAGGAGGAGCCAGATGCTGATGGGCAGGAGATGG CATCTTCCAGTCCCCCAGTTCCAGCCCAGTGCCACGAGGGGCACCCTGGACACCGGGAACCAGCTTCCGCGTCCTTCCACCCCCCCAGGATTCAG GAATACCAGCCCCCCAGCCGGAGACACAGGTGGAGTTGGAGCCTGGGGCACTGCGTACGGGGACAGAGGGTCGAAGAAGCATCCACCCGG gagATGAAAGTGAGAGCCACTGCGAGGGTCCACCCCAGTGCCCAGAGGCCCAGCCACCCCAGGGCCCGGGATCTGTCACCTGGGAGGGCCCGTCTGGGGCCTCTGTGTCTGCCAGGGCAATGCTGGGAACAGGGCTGGAGGCCGGTGCCCTGCGAAGGAAGCCTTATACCTGTGAGCTGTGTGGCCGAGGCTTTGACTGGAAATCAGTCTTCGTCATCCACCACCGGACCCATGCGGAAGGGCAGGGTCCACAGGCCCTGGGCATCGGGGGTGCTCAGAAACTGCCTCTGGGTTCCCGGGAGCTGGACACACCCCGGCCCCCCCGGCGCATGCTCCCAGGCCCTCGGAGCTATGTGTGTGAGGACTGTGGGCGCAGCTTCAGCTGGAAGTCACAGCTGGTCATCCACCGCAAGGGCCACGTGGGTCAGCGGCGCCACCTCTGTGGGGATTGCGGCCGTGGCTTTGATTGGAAGTCCCAACTGGTCATCCATAGGAAGAGCCACCGACCCGAAGCCCCATGAAGGGCCCGAGAAGGTGTCCTCATCCTGCGGGCTTGGGAGCTTCCAGGGCCTGGACACAGTTCCCGGCACTCTGGTTCCAGCCTTCCCCGGGGCTGCTCAGCCTCTATGA
- the ZNF446 gene encoding zinc finger protein 446 isoform X4: MPSPLGPPRLPSVDAVAILEEPEAARLRFRGFCYQEVAGPREALARLRELCRQWLRPEACSKEQMLELLVLEQFLSTLPPEIQAWVRGQRPGSPEEAVALVEGLQHNPGQLLGWITARVLKQVVFPAAQKTEESLGRSHPSGTVELLGATSREGSQDTQMERSAQLSCRVKEEPDADGQEMASSSPPVPAQCHEGHPGHREPASASFHPPRIQQEYQPPSRRHRWSWSLGHCVRGQRVEEASTREMKVRATARVHPSAQRPSHPRARDLSPGRARLGPLCLPGQCWEQGWRPVPCEGSLIPVSCVAEALTGNQSSSSTTGPMRKGRVHRPWASGVLRNCLWVPGSWTHPGPPGACSQALGAMCVRTVGAASAGSHSWSSTARATWVSGATSVGIAAVALIGSPNWSSIGRATDPKPHEGPEKVSSSCGLGSFQGLDTVPGTLVPAFPGAAQPL; this comes from the exons ATGCCATCCCCACTGGGTCCCCCACGCCTGCCCTCTGTGGACGCTGTGGCCATCCTGGAGGAGCCTGAGGCAGCACGCCTGCGCTTCCGAGGATTCTGCTACCAGGAGGTGGCAGGTCCCCGTGAGGCCCTGGCCCGGCTTCGAGAGCTGTGCCGCCAGTGGCTGCGGCCGGAGGCATGCTCCAAGGAGCAGATGCTGGAGCTGCTGGTGCTGGAGCAGTTTCTGAGCACACTGCCCCCCGAGATCCAGGCCTGGGTGCGGGGCCAGCGACCAGGCAGCCCTGAGGAGGCTGTAGCCCTGGTGGAGGGCCTGCAGCATAACCCTGGGCAGCTACTGGGTTGG ATCACAGCCCGTGTCCTGAAGCAAGTGGTGTTCCCAGCAGCACAGAAGACAGAGGAGTCCCTGGGGAGATCCCACCCTTCAGGGACAGTGGAACTTCTCGGGGCCACCTCTCGGGAGGGATCCCAGGACACCCAGATGGAGAGGTCTGCCCAGCTTAGCTGCCGTGTGAAGGAGGAGCCAGATGCTGATGGGCAGGAGATGG CATCTTCCAGTCCCCCAGTTCCAGCCCAGTGCCACGAGGGGCACCCTGGACACCGGGAACCAGCTTCCGCGTCCTTCCACCCCCCCAGGATTCAG CAGGAATACCAGCCCCCCAGCCGGAGACACAGGTGGAGTTGGAGCCTGGGGCACTGCGTACGGGGACAGAGGGTCGAAGAAGCATCCACCCGG gagATGAAAGTGAGAGCCACTGCGAGGGTCCACCCCAGTGCCCAGAGGCCCAGCCACCCCAGGGCCCGGGATCTGTCACCTGGGAGGGCCCGTCTGGGGCCTCTGTGTCTGCCAGGGCAATGCTGGGAACAGGGCTGGAGGCCGGTGCCCTGCGAAGGAAGCCTTATACCTGTGAGCTGTGTGGCCGAGGCTTTGACTGGAAATCAGTCTTCGTCATCCACCACCGGACCCATGCGGAAGGGCAGGGTCCACAGGCCCTGGGCATCGGGGGTGCTCAGAAACTGCCTCTGGGTTCCCGGGAGCTGGACACACCCCGGCCCCCCCGGCGCATGCTCCCAGGCCCTCGGAGCTATGTGTGTGAGGACTGTGGGCGCAGCTTCAGCTGGAAGTCACAGCTGGTCATCCACCGCAAGGGCCACGTGGGTCAGCGGCGCCACCTCTGTGGGGATTGCGGCCGTGGCTTTGATTGGAAGTCCCAACTGGTCATCCATAGGAAGAGCCACCGACCCGAAGCCCCATGAAGGGCCCGAGAAGGTGTCCTCATCCTGCGGGCTTGGGAGCTTCCAGGGCCTGGACACAGTTCCCGGCACTCTGGTTCCAGCCTTCCCCGGGGCTGCTCAGCCTCTATGA
- the ZNF446 gene encoding zinc finger protein 446 isoform X2, with protein MPSPLGPPRLPSVDAVAILEEPEAARLRFRGFCYQEVAGPREALARLRELCRQWLRPEACSKEQMLELLVLEQFLSTLPPEIQAWVRGQRPGSPEEAVALVEGLQHNPGQLLGWITARVLKQVVFPAAQKTEESLGRSHPSGTVELLGATSREGSQDTQMERSAQLSCRVKEEPDADGQEMASSSPPVPAQCHEGHPGHREPASASFHPPRIQEEWGLLDPSQKELYWDAMLEKYGTVVSLAGIPAPQPETQVELEPGALRTGTEGRRSIHPGDESESHCEGPPQCPEAQPPQGPGSVTWEGPSGASVSARAMLGTGLEAGALRRKPYTCELCGRGFDWKSVFVIHHRTHAEGQGPQALGIGGAQKLPLGSRELDTPRPPRRMLPGPRSYVCEDCGRSFSWKSQLVIHRKGHVGQRRHLCGDCGRGFDWKSQLVIHRKSHRPEAP; from the exons ATGCCATCCCCACTGGGTCCCCCACGCCTGCCCTCTGTGGACGCTGTGGCCATCCTGGAGGAGCCTGAGGCAGCACGCCTGCGCTTCCGAGGATTCTGCTACCAGGAGGTGGCAGGTCCCCGTGAGGCCCTGGCCCGGCTTCGAGAGCTGTGCCGCCAGTGGCTGCGGCCGGAGGCATGCTCCAAGGAGCAGATGCTGGAGCTGCTGGTGCTGGAGCAGTTTCTGAGCACACTGCCCCCCGAGATCCAGGCCTGGGTGCGGGGCCAGCGACCAGGCAGCCCTGAGGAGGCTGTAGCCCTGGTGGAGGGCCTGCAGCATAACCCTGGGCAGCTACTGGGTTGG ATCACAGCCCGTGTCCTGAAGCAAGTGGTGTTCCCAGCAGCACAGAAGACAGAGGAGTCCCTGGGGAGATCCCACCCTTCAGGGACAGTGGAACTTCTCGGGGCCACCTCTCGGGAGGGATCCCAGGACACCCAGATGGAGAGGTCTGCCCAGCTTAGCTGCCGTGTGAAGGAGGAGCCAGATGCTGATGGGCAGGAGATGG CATCTTCCAGTCCCCCAGTTCCAGCCCAGTGCCACGAGGGGCACCCTGGACACCGGGAACCAGCTTCCGCGTCCTTCCACCCCCCCAGGATTCAG GAGGAGTGGGGGCTACTGGACCCGTCACAGAAGGAACTGTACTGGGACGCAATGCTGGAGAAGTATGGCACGGTGGTCTCCCTGG CAGGAATACCAGCCCCCCAGCCGGAGACACAGGTGGAGTTGGAGCCTGGGGCACTGCGTACGGGGACAGAGGGTCGAAGAAGCATCCACCCGG gagATGAAAGTGAGAGCCACTGCGAGGGTCCACCCCAGTGCCCAGAGGCCCAGCCACCCCAGGGCCCGGGATCTGTCACCTGGGAGGGCCCGTCTGGGGCCTCTGTGTCTGCCAGGGCAATGCTGGGAACAGGGCTGGAGGCCGGTGCCCTGCGAAGGAAGCCTTATACCTGTGAGCTGTGTGGCCGAGGCTTTGACTGGAAATCAGTCTTCGTCATCCACCACCGGACCCATGCGGAAGGGCAGGGTCCACAGGCCCTGGGCATCGGGGGTGCTCAGAAACTGCCTCTGGGTTCCCGGGAGCTGGACACACCCCGGCCCCCCCGGCGCATGCTCCCAGGCCCTCGGAGCTATGTGTGTGAGGACTGTGGGCGCAGCTTCAGCTGGAAGTCACAGCTGGTCATCCACCGCAAGGGCCACGTGGGTCAGCGGCGCCACCTCTGTGGGGATTGCGGCCGTGGCTTTGATTGGAAGTCCCAACTGGTCATCCATAGGAAGAGCCACCGACCCGAAGCCCCATGA
- the ZNF446 gene encoding zinc finger protein 446 isoform X3, protein MPSPLGPPRLPSVDAVAILEEPEAARLRFRGFCYQEVAGPREALARLRELCRQWLRPEACSKEQMLELLVLEQFLSTLPPEIQAWVRGQRPGSPEEAVALVEGLQHNPGQLLGWITARVLKQVVFPAAQKTEESLGRSHPSGTVELLGATSREGSQDTQMERSAQLSCRVKEEPDADGQEMASSSPPVPAQCHEGHPGHREPASASFHPPRIQEEWGLLDPSQKELYWDAMLEKYGTVVSLGIPAPQPETQVELEPGALRTGTEGRRSIHPGDESESHCEGPPQCPEAQPPQGPGSVTWEGPSGASVSARAMLGTGLEAGALRRKPYTCELCGRGFDWKSVFVIHHRTHAEGQGPQALGIGGAQKLPLGSRELDTPRPPRRMLPGPRSYVCEDCGRSFSWKSQLVIHRKGHVGQRRHLCGDCGRGFDWKSQLVIHRKSHRPEAP, encoded by the exons ATGCCATCCCCACTGGGTCCCCCACGCCTGCCCTCTGTGGACGCTGTGGCCATCCTGGAGGAGCCTGAGGCAGCACGCCTGCGCTTCCGAGGATTCTGCTACCAGGAGGTGGCAGGTCCCCGTGAGGCCCTGGCCCGGCTTCGAGAGCTGTGCCGCCAGTGGCTGCGGCCGGAGGCATGCTCCAAGGAGCAGATGCTGGAGCTGCTGGTGCTGGAGCAGTTTCTGAGCACACTGCCCCCCGAGATCCAGGCCTGGGTGCGGGGCCAGCGACCAGGCAGCCCTGAGGAGGCTGTAGCCCTGGTGGAGGGCCTGCAGCATAACCCTGGGCAGCTACTGGGTTGG ATCACAGCCCGTGTCCTGAAGCAAGTGGTGTTCCCAGCAGCACAGAAGACAGAGGAGTCCCTGGGGAGATCCCACCCTTCAGGGACAGTGGAACTTCTCGGGGCCACCTCTCGGGAGGGATCCCAGGACACCCAGATGGAGAGGTCTGCCCAGCTTAGCTGCCGTGTGAAGGAGGAGCCAGATGCTGATGGGCAGGAGATGG CATCTTCCAGTCCCCCAGTTCCAGCCCAGTGCCACGAGGGGCACCCTGGACACCGGGAACCAGCTTCCGCGTCCTTCCACCCCCCCAGGATTCAG GAGGAGTGGGGGCTACTGGACCCGTCACAGAAGGAACTGTACTGGGACGCAATGCTGGAGAAGTATGGCACGGTGGTCTCCCTGG GAATACCAGCCCCCCAGCCGGAGACACAGGTGGAGTTGGAGCCTGGGGCACTGCGTACGGGGACAGAGGGTCGAAGAAGCATCCACCCGG gagATGAAAGTGAGAGCCACTGCGAGGGTCCACCCCAGTGCCCAGAGGCCCAGCCACCCCAGGGCCCGGGATCTGTCACCTGGGAGGGCCCGTCTGGGGCCTCTGTGTCTGCCAGGGCAATGCTGGGAACAGGGCTGGAGGCCGGTGCCCTGCGAAGGAAGCCTTATACCTGTGAGCTGTGTGGCCGAGGCTTTGACTGGAAATCAGTCTTCGTCATCCACCACCGGACCCATGCGGAAGGGCAGGGTCCACAGGCCCTGGGCATCGGGGGTGCTCAGAAACTGCCTCTGGGTTCCCGGGAGCTGGACACACCCCGGCCCCCCCGGCGCATGCTCCCAGGCCCTCGGAGCTATGTGTGTGAGGACTGTGGGCGCAGCTTCAGCTGGAAGTCACAGCTGGTCATCCACCGCAAGGGCCACGTGGGTCAGCGGCGCCACCTCTGTGGGGATTGCGGCCGTGGCTTTGATTGGAAGTCCCAACTGGTCATCCATAGGAAGAGCCACCGACCCGAAGCCCCATGA
- the LOC131818160 gene encoding zinc finger protein 324A-like isoform X1, translating into MATAALTDPAQGLMAFEDVAVYFSQEEWELLDAAQKALYCHVMLENFALVASLGLSASRPRVVIQLERGEEPWVLSGTVVTPVRNAPRKPSPGSRHLAYDRVVPAEAELPGSFHDGSPSASTRVLPFTGICEHGKSLEGWQGTSPSQEKKPTGVSVIYWEQLLLGPGSGEASVSLRLTSPLRPAEDCPPKEKALVTRPMPGKQLRACGREASRRGFSKIPEFEAGLTSGEGGKSPAGHKSHGHPAAQEPSAWDQLGKALHMGPGLLPGEKPFECRACNKVFVKSSDLLKHLRTHTGERPYECAQCGKAFSQTSHLTQHQRIHSGETPYACPACGKAFRHSSSLVRHQRIHTAEKSFRCGECGKAFSHGSNLSQHRKIHAGGRPYACAQCGRRFCRNSHLIQHERTHTGEKPYTCALCGAAFSQGSSLFKHQRVHTGEKPFACAQCGRAFSHSSNLTQHQLLHTGERPFRCGDCGKAFAKGAVLLSHRRIHTGEKPFVCSHCGRAFRERPALFHHQRIHTGEKPVRRPRHGAGLCPQARPSSVASSEGSLGREAGPTPASRLATVSKPAEA; encoded by the exons ATGGCGACCGCGGCGCTGACAGACCCGGCGCAG GGCCTGATGGCCTTTGAGGATGTGGCCGTGTACTTCTCCCAGGAGGAGTGGGAGCTTCTGGATGCAGCCCAGAAGGCCTTGTACTGCCACGTGATGCTAGAGAACTTCGCACTTGTGGCCTCACTGG GACTCTCTGCCTCACGACCACGGGTGGTCATTCAGCTTGAGCGTGGCGAGGAGCCCTGGGTTCTCAGTGGGACAGTTGTGACACCAGTCAGGAATGCTCCTAGGAAGCCCAGCCCTG GTTCCCGTCATCTGGCATACGACAGGGTTGTTCCAGCAGAAGCAGAGCTGCCAGGGTCCTTCCATGATGGCTCCCCTTCAGCATCTACAAGGGTCCTCCCCTTCACTGGCATCTGTGAGCACGGGAAGAGCCTGGAGGGCTGGCAGGGCACTTCCCCCTCTCAGGAGAAAAAACCCACAGGGGTGTCTGTAATCTATTGGGAACAGCTCCTGCTAGGTCCTGGCAGTGGGGAGGCCAGTGTCAGTCTGCGCCTGACCTCCCCACTGAGGCCAGCTGAGGACTGCCCACCTAAGGAGAAGGCCCTTGTGACCCGCCCCATGCCAGGCAAGCAGCTAAGGGCATGTGGGCGGGAGGCATCTCGGAGAGGTTTCTCCAAAATTCCAGAATTTGAGGCTGGTCTCAcctctggggaaggaggaaagagtcCCGCTGGCCACAAGTCTCATGGACACCCTGCTGCCCAGGAGCCCTCAGCCTGGGATCAGCTGGGCAAGGCCCTCCACATGGGCCCTGGCCTCCTCCCTGGGGAGAAGCCTTTCGAATGCAGGGCGTGCAACAAGGTGTTCGTGAAGAGCTCCGACCTGCTCAAGCACCTGCGCACACACACCGGTGAGCGGCCCTACGAGTGTGCGCAGTGCGGCAAGGCCTTCAGCCAGACCTCACACCTGACGCAGCACCAGCGCATCCACAGTGGGGAGACGCCATATGCGTGCCCGGCCTGCGGCAAGGCCTTCCGGCACAGCTCCTCGCTGGTGAGGCACCAGCGCATACACACCGCCGAGAAGTCTTTTCGCTGCGGCGAGTGTGGCAAGGCCTTCAGCCATGGCTCCAACCTCAGCCAGCACCGCAAGATCCACGCAGGTGGGCGGCCGTACGCATGCGCCCAGTGTGGCCGCCGTTTCTGCCGCAACTCACACCTGATTCAGCATGAGCGCACGCACACGGGGGAGAAGCCTTACACCTGTGCCCTTTGTGGGGCCGCCTTCAGCCagggttcttctctcttcaagCACCAGCGTGTGCACACGGGCGAGAAGCCCTTCGCCTGTGCACAGTGCGGCCGCGCCTTCAGTCATAGCTCTAACCTCACGCAGCATCAGCTGCTGCACACGGGCGAGCGGCCCTTCCGCTGCGGGGACTGCGGGAAGGCTTTCGCCAAGGGCGCAGTGTTGCTCAGCCACCGACGCATCCACACGGGCGAGAAGCCCTTCGTGTGCTCGCACTGTGGCCGCGCCTTCCGCGAACGCCCGGCCCTCTTCCACCACCAGAGGatccacacaggagagaaacctgtGCGAAGACCCCGGCATGGGGCAGGCCTCTGCCCTCAGGCCAGGCCTTCTTCGGTGGCCTCATCAGAGGGCTCACTGGGGAGGGAAGCGGGGCCTACTCCTGCCTCCCGTCTAGCCACAGTCTCAAAGCCTGCTGAAGCCTGA
- the LOC131818160 gene encoding zinc finger protein 324A-like isoform X2, with protein sequence MCNDSEGLMAFEDVAVYFSQEEWELLDAAQKALYCHVMLENFALVASLGLSASRPRVVIQLERGEEPWVLSGTVVTPVRNAPRKPSPGSRHLAYDRVVPAEAELPGSFHDGSPSASTRVLPFTGICEHGKSLEGWQGTSPSQEKKPTGVSVIYWEQLLLGPGSGEASVSLRLTSPLRPAEDCPPKEKALVTRPMPGKQLRACGREASRRGFSKIPEFEAGLTSGEGGKSPAGHKSHGHPAAQEPSAWDQLGKALHMGPGLLPGEKPFECRACNKVFVKSSDLLKHLRTHTGERPYECAQCGKAFSQTSHLTQHQRIHSGETPYACPACGKAFRHSSSLVRHQRIHTAEKSFRCGECGKAFSHGSNLSQHRKIHAGGRPYACAQCGRRFCRNSHLIQHERTHTGEKPYTCALCGAAFSQGSSLFKHQRVHTGEKPFACAQCGRAFSHSSNLTQHQLLHTGERPFRCGDCGKAFAKGAVLLSHRRIHTGEKPFVCSHCGRAFRERPALFHHQRIHTGEKPVRRPRHGAGLCPQARPSSVASSEGSLGREAGPTPASRLATVSKPAEA encoded by the exons GGCCTGATGGCCTTTGAGGATGTGGCCGTGTACTTCTCCCAGGAGGAGTGGGAGCTTCTGGATGCAGCCCAGAAGGCCTTGTACTGCCACGTGATGCTAGAGAACTTCGCACTTGTGGCCTCACTGG GACTCTCTGCCTCACGACCACGGGTGGTCATTCAGCTTGAGCGTGGCGAGGAGCCCTGGGTTCTCAGTGGGACAGTTGTGACACCAGTCAGGAATGCTCCTAGGAAGCCCAGCCCTG GTTCCCGTCATCTGGCATACGACAGGGTTGTTCCAGCAGAAGCAGAGCTGCCAGGGTCCTTCCATGATGGCTCCCCTTCAGCATCTACAAGGGTCCTCCCCTTCACTGGCATCTGTGAGCACGGGAAGAGCCTGGAGGGCTGGCAGGGCACTTCCCCCTCTCAGGAGAAAAAACCCACAGGGGTGTCTGTAATCTATTGGGAACAGCTCCTGCTAGGTCCTGGCAGTGGGGAGGCCAGTGTCAGTCTGCGCCTGACCTCCCCACTGAGGCCAGCTGAGGACTGCCCACCTAAGGAGAAGGCCCTTGTGACCCGCCCCATGCCAGGCAAGCAGCTAAGGGCATGTGGGCGGGAGGCATCTCGGAGAGGTTTCTCCAAAATTCCAGAATTTGAGGCTGGTCTCAcctctggggaaggaggaaagagtcCCGCTGGCCACAAGTCTCATGGACACCCTGCTGCCCAGGAGCCCTCAGCCTGGGATCAGCTGGGCAAGGCCCTCCACATGGGCCCTGGCCTCCTCCCTGGGGAGAAGCCTTTCGAATGCAGGGCGTGCAACAAGGTGTTCGTGAAGAGCTCCGACCTGCTCAAGCACCTGCGCACACACACCGGTGAGCGGCCCTACGAGTGTGCGCAGTGCGGCAAGGCCTTCAGCCAGACCTCACACCTGACGCAGCACCAGCGCATCCACAGTGGGGAGACGCCATATGCGTGCCCGGCCTGCGGCAAGGCCTTCCGGCACAGCTCCTCGCTGGTGAGGCACCAGCGCATACACACCGCCGAGAAGTCTTTTCGCTGCGGCGAGTGTGGCAAGGCCTTCAGCCATGGCTCCAACCTCAGCCAGCACCGCAAGATCCACGCAGGTGGGCGGCCGTACGCATGCGCCCAGTGTGGCCGCCGTTTCTGCCGCAACTCACACCTGATTCAGCATGAGCGCACGCACACGGGGGAGAAGCCTTACACCTGTGCCCTTTGTGGGGCCGCCTTCAGCCagggttcttctctcttcaagCACCAGCGTGTGCACACGGGCGAGAAGCCCTTCGCCTGTGCACAGTGCGGCCGCGCCTTCAGTCATAGCTCTAACCTCACGCAGCATCAGCTGCTGCACACGGGCGAGCGGCCCTTCCGCTGCGGGGACTGCGGGAAGGCTTTCGCCAAGGGCGCAGTGTTGCTCAGCCACCGACGCATCCACACGGGCGAGAAGCCCTTCGTGTGCTCGCACTGTGGCCGCGCCTTCCGCGAACGCCCGGCCCTCTTCCACCACCAGAGGatccacacaggagagaaacctgtGCGAAGACCCCGGCATGGGGCAGGCCTCTGCCCTCAGGCCAGGCCTTCTTCGGTGGCCTCATCAGAGGGCTCACTGGGGAGGGAAGCGGGGCCTACTCCTGCCTCCCGTCTAGCCACAGTCTCAAAGCCTGCTGAAGCCTGA